In Malania oleifera isolate guangnan ecotype guangnan chromosome 8, ASM2987363v1, whole genome shotgun sequence, a single window of DNA contains:
- the LOC131161481 gene encoding probable xyloglucan glycosyltransferase 12 yields MAPSFDWWAKESHRGTPVVVKMENPNWSMVELEAPSDEDFILAGSPHRTRDKGRGKNAKQLTWVLLLKAHKAAGCLTSIASATVSLGAAVRRRLASGRTDTDADNDAAADPENENPTVKSRFYSFIKVFLWLSVLLLGFEVAAYFKGWHFGTPHLQLQYLLASSLGFRGIFDSLYSRWVLIRVQYLAPPLQFLANACIVLFLIQSLDRLALCLGCFWIRFKKIKPIPKEGTPDPESGEKGFYPMVLVQIPMCNEKEVYQQSIAAVCNLDWPKSNLLIQVLDDSDDPTTQSMIKEEVHKWQKEGAHIVYRHRVIRDGYKAGNLKSAMNCSYVKDYEFVAIFDADFQPTPDFLKRTIPHFKDNEELGLVQARWSFVNKDENLLTRLQNINLSFHFEVEQQVNGIFINFFGFNGTAGVWRIKALEDAGGWLERTTVEDMDIAVRAHLHGWKFVFLNDVECQCELPESYEAYRKQQHRWHSGPMQLFRLCLPDIIRSKISIWKKFNMIFLFFLLRKLILPFYSFTLFCIILPMTMFVPEAELPSWVVCYIPATMSFLNILPAPKSFPFIVPYLLFENTMSVTKFNAMISGLFQLGSAYEWVVTKKSGRSSEGDLLLLVEKEEPKAHRGGSDSHLGEMEEALQQEKRASRKKKHNRIYTKELALAFLLLTASARSLLSAQGVHFYFLLFQGISFLLVGLDLIGEQVQ; encoded by the exons ATGGCACCGTCGTTCGATTGGTGGGCGAAGGAGAGCCACCGGGGAACGCCGGTGGTCGTAAAGATGGAGAATCCCAATTGGTCCATGGTCGAGCTGGAGGCTCCCTCTGACGAAGACTTCATTCTCGCCGGCTCGCCGCACCGTACGCGAGACAAAGGCAGAGGAAAGAACGCAAAACAGCTCACATGGGTTCTTCTCCTCAAAGCCCACAAAGCCGCTGGTTGCTTAACCTCCATTGCCTCCGCCACGGTCAGCCTGGGCGCCGCCGTTCGCCGCCGCCTGGCTTCCGGAAGAACCGACACCGACGCGGACAATGACGCCGCCGCCGACCCCGAGAATGAGAACCCAACAGTCAAGAGCAGGTTTTATTCTTTTATCAAGGTATTTTTGTGGCTGTCCGTTTTGTTGTTAGGGTTTGAGGTAGCGGCATACTTCAAGGGTTGGCATTTTGGTACTCCCCATCTTCAATTGCAGTATTTGTTGGCTAGCTCGTTGGGGTTTAGGGGTATTTTCGATTCACTGTATTCTAGGTGGGTTTTGATTCGGGTTCAGTACCTGGCTCCTCCTCTGCAATTTCTCGCAAATGCATGTATTGTGCTTTTCCTCATCCAGAGTTTGGATAGACTGGCTCTGTGTTTGGGATGTTTCTGGATCCGCTTCAAGAAGATCAAACCCATTCCGAAAGAAGGCACCCCAGATCCTGAGTCCGGCGAGAAGGGTTTCTACCCCATGGTTCTCGTTCAGATTCCCATGTGCAACGAGAAAGAG GTTTATCAGCAGTCGATTGCTGCAGTTTGCAATTTAGACTGGCCAAAATCGAATTTACTAATTCAAGTTCTGGATGATTCGGATGATCCTACGACCCAATCGATGATCAAGGAGGAAGTTCATAAATGGCAGAAGGAGGGTGCTCACATTGTGTACCGGCATCGGGTAATTAGAGATGGATACAAAGCTGGCAATCTCAAGTCTGCCATGAATTGTAGCTATGTCAAAGACTATGAGTTTGTAGCCATTTTCGATGCTGATTTCCAGCCCACCCCTGATTTTCTCAAAAGAACAATTCCCCATTTCAAG GATAATGAGGAGTTGGGATTGGTTCAGGCAAGGTGGTCCTTTGTGAATAAGGATGAGAACCTACTAACAAGATTGCAGAACATTAATTTATCATTTCATTTTGAGGTGGAGCAGCAGGTGAATGGGATATTCATCAACTTCTTTGGGTTCAATGGTACTGCTGGTGTGTGGAGGATAAAGGCTTTGGAGGATGCTGGTGGGTGGTTGGAAAGGACCACCGTGGAGGACATGGACATCGCTGTCCGGGCTCATCTCCATGGCTGGAAATTTGTCTTCCTCAATGATGTGGAG TGCCAATGCGAATTACCGGAATCTTACGAGGCTTACAGGAAACAACAGCACAGATGGCATTCTGGTCCCATGCAACTGTTTCGGCTTTGTTTGCCCGATATTATCCGATCAAAG ATCAGTATTTGGAAGAAATTCAATATGATATTCCTTTTCTTCCTCCTAAGAAAACTGATTCTACCCTTCTATTCATTCACCCTCTTCTGCATAATTCTTCCCATGACAATGTTTGTCCCAGAGGCTGAGCTCCCATCGTGGGTAGTGTGCTATATCCCAGCCACCATGTCATTTCTCAATATACTTCCAGCCCCAAAATCGTTCCCTTTCATTGTCCCCTACCTACTCTTTGAGAACACAATGTCTGTAACTAAGTTCAATGCCATGATTTCTGGCTTATTCCAGCTTGGAAGTGCATATGAGTGGGTTGTTACCAAGAAATCTGGCCGTTCTTCTGAGGGTGATCTTCTCTTACTTGTTGAGAAGGAAGAACCAAAAGCCCATAGAGGGGGCTCAGATTCCCACCTAGGTGAAATGGAGGAGGCCTTACAGCAAGAGAAAAGGGCTTCTCGGAAGAagaaacacaacagaatatatacGAAAGAGTTGGCTTTGGCTTTCCTTCTTCTAACAGCTTCAGCAAGAAGTCTACTCTCTGCTCAGGGTGTCCATTTTTACTTCTTGCTCTTTCAGGGGATATCATTCCTACTGGTTGGTCTTGACCTGATCGGTGAGCAGGTTCAGTGA